The bacterium nucleotide sequence GTTTATCGGCATTTTATTGGATTAACTTAAATGAAATATTGCGACCCCTCAGTTAATTTGTTTCAAGCAAAACTTTAATATTTTAAGTCTATTTTTTGGATTTACAAAACTTAGCAATATTAAAGTAAAACTTTAATTTTATATTTAAGCTTTTTGTTGCAAAAAGAAGAATAATTTGATATAATTTATAAATGAACAAATGCCAGAATTACCAGAGGTAGAAACCATAAAGAGGAAGTTAGAAAAATTGTATATGTTTAGCTCGGTGAGAATAAAATTGGGAAATAGGCACTTAAGGCACAAAGGCACTTAAGGCGAGAGAGTTTATTTTTACTTGCTTTCTTTGTGCCTTTGCCCCTTTGTGCCTAGGTATATAAGACAGCTAAACAACGGCTATGGTAATTTGGTTAAGAGAGAAGCTAAACACTTACGAAAAATTGTATATGTTTAGCCGTTAGGTTTTGGCTTTTAGCTATTAGTATGTGTTTAGAACCACGAAGAACACGAAGGTGTCTTAAGTGAAAATTTTTAAGTCGCTTCCTCCTCCCCTGCCCTTCTGGTTATTTTCCCTTTCGGTGGCAGCACCTTTACGGATTAGACAATTATACAGAGTCGAGTTTCCATTTAAAATTTGCAATTTGCAATTTAAAATTTACACTATAAGTGGATGAAAATTCTGCTTAAATGGACTCTAATATTGCTTAGCCTCCTTATTATTACGCAAGGAATAGGAAGTTTTAACCTTCCTTATCTTCTTCTGTGTTTAGGTTTCTTGGTTGTAGTAAGCATTATCCTTTGCTTTGTTTTTGGAAGGAAAAGACATTTCACATATTGGTTCTGTCATTGGGGAATTATCATTATTTTGCTGGGAGGAACTTTAACCCATTTTTTTTCTTTCAGGGAAAATATAGAGGTAAATGAGAAAGATGTGATTTCTATACCAAAAACCAATTATTCCTTAAAGCTTTCTTCCTTTAAAATTACCTATTACGAGGATAAAAGCCCAAAAGAATTCCGCTCTGATATTGTTTTATATGAAAAAGAAAAAAGGGTTGCAAATGGCAAGATATTCGTTAATCATCCATTCTCCTTTAAAGGATATAAGTTCTATCAGATGGATTATGGAATTTCCTCTTTTGATCTGGTGATTGGCTTTAAAGAAAACGAATTCTTGGTAAAGAATATAGGCGATGAATTTAGGGTAGGTGATATGAAAATTAAGGTTTTAGATTTCTTGCCCGATTTTGTTATAATAGATGGGATAGCACAAAGCAAATCTTCTAATTTCAACAATCCAGCCATAAAGGTAGAAATATCCAAAGCAAGCAAAAAGGATGTATCATGGGCTTTTTTAAACCTTGAATACCATAAGGATTTTCCCGTTAAGTTTAAGAAAATAATTCCAAAGAGGTATTTCTCTAGCATTGAGATAGTTAAAGACCCAGGAGCAGGTATTGTATTTATTGGATTTTTTGTCCTGGCATTAGGAATAATTTTAAGATGGAGATAATTCTTTTTAAGATAACCTTTGCAATTTACCTTTTATCCGGATGCCTTTTCTTTGCTAGAAAAAGATGGGTTTTTCTTCCTATCCTTGGGTTGGTATTTCATATAACAGGCGTAATTTTATATAGCCTTAAAGCAGGAAGACCTCCCTTTGCAAGCCTTTATGAATCCATCCTTTTCTTTTCTCTCTTGATAATCCTTTTCTTCCTCCTCTTTAAGCTTTGGGAGGCAGGAGGATACATCTTGTTATTTGCCTCTATTTCTCTTTTTTATATTGTTTTTTCTCCCTCCTCGCCACAGCCTTTAATGCCAGCCTTAAGAAGCTTTTGGCTTCCTATCCATGTTGCTTTGTGCTTTCTATCCTATACATTTTTTATCCTATCAGGAGCATTAGGATTGGGTTTTTTAATAAGGAAAGAAGAACCTCTATTTAAAACCATTTTATCTTTTGTAAAATGGGGTTTTATTCTCCTTACCTTGGGAATCATTACAGGTAGCATCTGGGCATACGATGCCTGGGGAAGATATTGGGGGTGGGATCCAAAAGAGGTTTGGGCATTGATTACCTGGCTATACTATAGCCTATTTTTTCATTCAAGGCTT carries:
- a CDS encoding cytochrome c biogenesis protein ResB, with protein sequence MKILLKWTLILLSLLIITQGIGSFNLPYLLLCLGFLVVVSIILCFVFGRKRHFTYWFCHWGIIIILLGGTLTHFFSFRENIEVNEKDVISIPKTNYSLKLSSFKITYYEDKSPKEFRSDIVLYEKEKRVANGKIFVNHPFSFKGYKFYQMDYGISSFDLVIGFKENEFLVKNIGDEFRVGDMKIKVLDFLPDFVIIDGIAQSKSSNFNNPAIKVEISKASKKDVSWAFLNLEYHKDFPVKFKKIIPKRYFSSIEIVKDPGAGIVFIGFFVLALGIILRWR
- the ccsA gene encoding cytochrome c biogenesis protein CcsA, with the protein product MEIILFKITFAIYLLSGCLFFARKRWVFLPILGLVFHITGVILYSLKAGRPPFASLYESILFFSLLIILFFLLFKLWEAGGYILLFASISLFYIVFSPSSPQPLMPALRSFWLPIHVALCFLSYTFFILSGALGLGFLIRKEEPLFKTILSFVKWGFILLTLGIITGSIWAYDAWGRYWGWDPKEVWALITWLYYSLFFHSRLMGGGKRLLSYLAIIGIFVILFTFLGVGFLFSGLHSYF